A genome region from Rhodopseudomonas boonkerdii includes the following:
- a CDS encoding ChrR family anti-sigma-E factor, with protein sequence MTISHHPSDETLLRLAAGTLGAGPALVVSVHLEGCSVCRDRLARFEAVGGAILNGMAPAPLAPDLFARTLKRLEADRPSRSNRREALRRRPPVLGIELPRAIQGCEIGPWRWLGPGFRWSKVKIPGSPGAKVMLLKGKAGLRLPAHGHSGTEFTQILTGSLSDARGRYVPGDLDEAGDDVDHRPVVGQEAECVCLAALEGDTRLHGILGRLLRPVVGF encoded by the coding sequence ATGACGATCAGCCATCACCCTAGCGACGAAACGCTTCTGCGCCTTGCCGCCGGCACGTTGGGCGCGGGACCCGCGCTGGTCGTATCCGTCCATCTCGAAGGATGTTCCGTTTGTCGTGATCGTCTCGCTCGATTCGAGGCCGTCGGGGGCGCGATCCTGAACGGGATGGCGCCGGCACCGCTTGCGCCTGACCTGTTCGCACGCACCCTGAAACGGCTTGAGGCTGACCGCCCCTCCCGTTCGAATCGAAGGGAAGCGCTCAGGAGAAGGCCGCCGGTGCTGGGGATCGAACTTCCCCGGGCGATACAAGGCTGTGAAATCGGTCCGTGGAGATGGCTCGGGCCGGGCTTCAGGTGGAGCAAGGTCAAGATTCCCGGCAGCCCGGGCGCCAAGGTCATGCTGCTCAAGGGCAAGGCAGGACTTCGCCTACCCGCCCATGGGCATAGCGGTACGGAGTTCACCCAGATCCTGACCGGATCGCTGTCGGATGCGCGGGGGCGATATGTTCCGGGCGATCTCGACGAGGCCGGCGATGACGTCGACCACAGGCCCGTCGTGGGACAGGAAGCGGAATGCGTGTGTCTCGCGGCGCTAGAAGGCGATACGCGCCTCCATGGCATCCTAGGACGTCTCCTGCGTCCGGTCGTAGGATTTTGA
- a CDS encoding DUF1295 domain-containing protein, translated as MIGAIVILAACLSATMAVAWRVAIRTGRSGWIDAIWSFATGVFGAAGALLVLDWREISARQALVALLALSWSLRLGIHISARTARGGEDPRYQQLRRQWGSAFESRLFWFLQIQALAAAVLVLSIMIAAHNPAPGLGAFDWLGITILIVAVAGETIADRQLSAFRTDRGNGGKVCDIGLWSVSRHPNYFFEWLGWLAYAVIAIDPAGSYRWGALAFAGPLLMYWLLAHVSGIPPLEAHMLRSRGAAFRDYQRRVSAFWPRPWAAAVASTDVEESR; from the coding sequence ATGATCGGCGCAATCGTTATTCTCGCGGCATGCCTTTCGGCGACGATGGCCGTTGCCTGGAGGGTTGCTATTCGGACCGGCCGATCGGGCTGGATCGACGCGATTTGGTCTTTCGCGACCGGCGTGTTCGGCGCGGCCGGGGCCCTCCTTGTCCTCGACTGGCGCGAGATCTCAGCGCGGCAGGCGCTCGTGGCGCTGCTGGCACTGTCATGGTCGCTGCGCCTCGGCATCCACATCTCAGCGCGCACCGCGCGCGGCGGCGAGGATCCTCGCTATCAGCAATTGCGCCGACAGTGGGGAAGCGCCTTCGAATCCCGCTTGTTCTGGTTCCTGCAAATCCAGGCCTTGGCCGCCGCGGTACTCGTCCTCTCAATCATGATAGCCGCCCACAATCCCGCGCCCGGCCTCGGGGCGTTCGACTGGCTCGGAATTACCATCCTGATCGTGGCGGTCGCCGGAGAAACGATCGCCGATCGGCAGCTGTCTGCCTTTCGCACCGATCGCGGTAACGGCGGCAAGGTTTGCGACATCGGGCTTTGGAGTGTGTCCCGCCACCCGAACTATTTCTTCGAATGGCTCGGCTGGCTCGCTTATGCCGTTATCGCCATCGATCCGGCGGGTTCATATCGGTGGGGCGCGCTGGCCTTCGCCGGGCCGTTGCTGATGTACTGGCTGCTGGCCCATGTCTCCGGTATTCCGCCGCTTGAGGCGCATATGCTGCGCTCGCGCGGCGCGGCGTTCCGGGACTATCAGCGGCGGGTCAGCGCATTCTGGCCGCGTCCGTGGGCCGCCGCCGTCGCATCCACCGATGTTGAGGAGTCCCGATGA
- a CDS encoding SAM-dependent methyltransferase — protein sequence MSLMSSAIRAVERIPLPDPVTRAGIGLLVQRTRRTLAGASENEEGDFAQAMAARPIAEHADAANAQHYELPLEFFALTLGPRRKYSCCLYPTGGETIEEAERLALEETIAHAGLADGQSILELGCGWGSLTLFMAERFPSATITAVSNSKPQRLYIEAEAAVRGLGNVRVVTADMNTFNPDGTYDRIVSVEMFEHMSNWRTLLERIRTWLTPRGRLFVHVFSHRRSPYRFDHGNDADWIARHFFTGGIMPSHGLIRRFPDYFVVEHDWRWNGLHYQKTAIDWLARFDQNRERIDRIFDDVYGADAALWRRRWRLFYQATAGLFGYYGGEEWGVSHYLLRPT from the coding sequence ATGAGCCTGATGTCCTCGGCAATCCGCGCTGTGGAACGCATTCCGCTCCCCGACCCAGTGACTCGGGCGGGCATTGGGTTGCTGGTCCAGCGCACGAGAAGAACACTTGCCGGTGCCTCCGAAAACGAGGAAGGCGATTTCGCGCAGGCGATGGCCGCGCGTCCGATCGCCGAACATGCCGATGCCGCCAATGCGCAGCATTATGAACTGCCTCTCGAGTTCTTCGCCCTGACGCTTGGTCCGCGGCGCAAATATTCCTGCTGCCTCTATCCAACCGGAGGGGAGACCATCGAAGAGGCCGAGCGTCTGGCGTTGGAGGAGACGATTGCGCATGCCGGCCTTGCCGATGGCCAATCCATCCTGGAGCTAGGCTGCGGCTGGGGCTCCTTGACATTGTTCATGGCGGAGCGATTTCCCAGCGCCACCATCACCGCCGTCTCGAATTCAAAGCCGCAGCGGCTTTATATCGAGGCAGAGGCGGCCGTCCGCGGCCTCGGCAATGTTCGTGTCGTCACCGCCGACATGAACACCTTCAATCCCGACGGCACATACGACAGGATTGTCTCGGTCGAGATGTTCGAGCACATGTCGAACTGGCGCACTCTGCTGGAACGGATCAGGACATGGCTCACACCGCGAGGGCGGCTGTTCGTACATGTCTTCAGCCACCGGCGCAGCCCCTATCGGTTCGACCACGGAAACGACGCGGACTGGATTGCGCGGCATTTCTTCACCGGCGGCATTATGCCGAGCCATGGCCTGATTCGGCGTTTTCCTGACTACTTCGTCGTTGAACACGACTGGCGGTGGAACGGTCTTCACTATCAGAAGACGGCCATAGATTGGCTCGCGCGTTTCGACCAGAATCGCGAGCGGATCGATCGCATATTCGACGACGTTTACGGGGCCGATGCGGCGCTCTGGCGGCGGCGATGGCGTCTCTTTTACCAGGCGACCGCGGGACTATTCGGGTATTACGGCGGCGAGGAATGGGGTGTGAGCCACTATCTCCTCCGCCCGACATGA
- a CDS encoding DUF2177 family protein yields the protein MKTYSIAYVATGLVFLAIDAIWLTLAAQRLYRPLMGEMLLDNFRLLPAALFYLIYIAGIVVFAVAPAMASGRWTTAATHGAFLGLFAYATYDLTNQATLRNWPVAVTVADLCWGTFITACAATVGFLITRAVTSSS from the coding sequence TTGAAAACCTATAGCATCGCTTATGTCGCGACCGGCCTGGTGTTTCTCGCCATTGACGCGATCTGGCTGACATTGGCGGCGCAACGGCTTTACCGGCCCTTGATGGGTGAGATGTTGCTGGACAACTTCCGGCTCTTGCCGGCAGCTCTCTTCTATCTGATCTACATCGCGGGCATCGTTGTCTTCGCCGTCGCCCCTGCGATGGCCAGCGGGCGCTGGACCACCGCCGCCACTCATGGGGCGTTTCTCGGTCTTTTCGCGTATGCGACCTACGACCTCACCAATCAGGCGACGTTGCGGAACTGGCCGGTCGCCGTCACGGTTGCCGACCTGTGCTGGGGCACATTCATCACGGCGTGCGCGGCGACCGTTGGTTTTCTGATTACTCGCGCTGTCACGTCCTCAAGTTGA
- the radC gene encoding RadC family protein gives MPPSPNDRLHGPSETPHYHGHRERLRDRFRAVGAEALSDYELMELVLFRALPRRDVKPLAKSLIQAFGSFAETVHAPDARLREIGGLGEAAITEIKLIAAAAHRVAKGQLRQRTVLSSWGTVIDYCRTAMAFADKEQFRILFLDKRNQLIADEVQQVGTVDHTPVYPREVVKRALELSATAIIMVHNHPSGDPTPSQADIQMTRAVIDVSRPLGIAVHDHIIVGRNGHASLKALKLM, from the coding sequence ATGCCACCGTCTCCGAACGATCGCCTGCACGGCCCCTCCGAAACGCCGCATTATCACGGCCATCGCGAGCGCCTGCGTGACCGCTTCCGCGCCGTCGGCGCCGAGGCGCTGAGCGACTACGAACTGATGGAGCTGGTGCTGTTTCGCGCGCTGCCGCGACGGGACGTGAAACCGCTGGCGAAGTCGCTCATCCAAGCCTTCGGTTCGTTCGCGGAAACCGTCCACGCCCCCGACGCGCGGCTGCGTGAAATCGGCGGGCTCGGCGAAGCGGCCATCACCGAGATCAAGCTGATCGCCGCCGCTGCCCATCGCGTGGCCAAGGGGCAGCTCAGGCAGCGCACCGTGCTGTCGTCATGGGGCACCGTAATCGACTATTGCCGCACGGCCATGGCCTTTGCCGACAAGGAGCAGTTCCGCATCCTCTTTCTCGACAAGCGCAACCAGTTGATCGCCGACGAAGTCCAGCAGGTCGGCACTGTCGATCACACGCCCGTCTATCCGCGCGAGGTTGTTAAAAGGGCGCTGGAATTGTCCGCCACGGCCATCATCATGGTCCACAACCACCCCTCCGGCGATCCAACGCCCTCGCAGGCGGATATCCAGATGACCAGGGCCGTGATCGACGTGAGCAGGCCGCTCGGCATCGCCGTGCATGACCACATCATTGTCGGCCGCAACGGGCATGCCAGCCTCAAGGCACTGAAGCTGATGTGA
- a CDS encoding alcohol dehydrogenase catalytic domain-containing protein gives MAGNRVLTFQGPMKLEVKTIDYPKLEDPHGRKIEHGVIVKLVSTNICGSDQHIYHGRFEAPKGMVMGHENTGEVVEVGRDVEIIKKGDLVSVPFNVSCGRCRNCKERHTDVCENAYVNDIVDCGAYGFNLGGWQGGQADYMLVPYADWNLLRFPDRDQAMAKILDLTLLSDILPTGYHGCIEAGVRTGSTVYIAGAGPVGRCAAASARLLGASCIIVADRHRQRLDLVKKCGYETVDTTSATPVPDQIEAILGKREVDAGVDCVGLEAHGYGEEDRDEHSEAIINVLFDIVRAGGAMGIPGIYTNLDPGAPKTAMAKKGELPLAFSKAWIKSPKLTGGQAPVMHYNRDLMMAILWDRMPYLREVANTEIISLEDAPAAYKTFSDGSPKKFVIDPHNMLKKAA, from the coding sequence ATGGCCGGCAATCGCGTTCTGACATTTCAGGGGCCCATGAAGCTCGAGGTCAAAACCATCGACTATCCCAAGCTTGAAGATCCACACGGCAGAAAGATCGAACACGGCGTGATCGTCAAGCTGGTGTCGACCAATATCTGCGGAAGCGACCAGCACATCTATCACGGTCGCTTTGAGGCCCCGAAAGGCATGGTCATGGGCCATGAGAATACCGGTGAAGTCGTCGAGGTCGGCCGCGACGTGGAAATCATCAAGAAAGGAGACCTGGTGTCGGTTCCCTTCAACGTTTCCTGCGGCCGCTGCCGCAATTGCAAGGAGCGCCATACTGATGTTTGTGAAAATGCCTACGTCAACGACATCGTCGATTGCGGCGCCTATGGGTTCAATCTCGGCGGCTGGCAAGGCGGTCAGGCCGATTACATGCTGGTGCCCTATGCCGACTGGAATTTGCTGAGATTTCCCGACAGAGACCAAGCGATGGCGAAGATCCTGGATCTCACTTTGCTCTCCGACATCTTGCCGACCGGATATCATGGCTGCATTGAGGCCGGCGTTAGGACCGGCTCGACGGTCTACATCGCGGGTGCCGGGCCGGTCGGTCGCTGTGCCGCTGCAAGTGCCCGTCTTCTCGGAGCGTCGTGCATCATCGTAGCGGACAGGCACCGGCAACGGCTCGATCTCGTCAAGAAATGTGGCTACGAGACCGTCGACACCACCAGCGCCACGCCGGTTCCCGATCAGATCGAGGCGATCCTCGGGAAGCGTGAAGTTGATGCGGGCGTCGATTGCGTCGGCCTGGAAGCTCACGGTTACGGCGAGGAAGACCGGGACGAGCACTCGGAAGCGATCATCAATGTCTTGTTCGACATCGTCCGCGCCGGCGGCGCGATGGGTATCCCGGGCATCTATACCAATTTGGATCCCGGCGCGCCGAAGACCGCTATGGCGAAGAAAGGTGAACTTCCGCTCGCCTTCAGCAAGGCCTGGATCAAGTCACCGAAACTGACCGGCGGGCAAGCGCCGGTGATGCACTACAATCGCGATCTCATGATGGCGATCCTGTGGGACCGCATGCCCTATCTGCGCGAAGTGGCAAACACCGAGATTATTTCGCTGGAAGACGCTCCGGCAGCCTACAAGACCTTTAGCGACGGTTCGCCCAAGAAGTTCGTCATCGATCCGCACAACATGTTGAAAAAGGCTGCCTGA
- a CDS encoding type 1 glutamine amidotransferase domain-containing protein — protein MTLDGLKVAILIEDGFEQVEMVEPRKALDQAGAKTSIVSPKDRRVRAWRFTEWGDEFPVDVSLNQAQPEDFDALLLPGGVINPDALRIEPKAVAFAKAFFDAGKPVASICHGPWTIIETGAAQGRRMTSWPSLRTDLENAGADWVDQEAVVDRDLVTSRKPDDIPTAFNREMIKLFAEARGRRHAA, from the coding sequence ATGACACTCGATGGCCTGAAGGTTGCGATCCTGATCGAGGATGGCTTCGAGCAGGTCGAAATGGTAGAGCCGCGTAAGGCGCTCGACCAAGCCGGCGCCAAAACCAGCATCGTGTCCCCGAAAGACCGGCGCGTCCGTGCTTGGAGGTTCACGGAGTGGGGCGACGAATTCCCAGTGGATGTCTCCCTTAATCAAGCCCAGCCAGAGGACTTCGACGCGCTGTTGCTGCCGGGTGGCGTCATCAATCCCGACGCGCTTCGCATCGAGCCCAAGGCGGTTGCCTTCGCGAAAGCCTTCTTCGATGCCGGCAAGCCGGTTGCCTCAATCTGCCACGGGCCATGGACCATCATCGAGACCGGCGCAGCACAGGGACGCCGCATGACATCGTGGCCTTCACTCAGGACCGACCTGGAAAATGCCGGGGCGGATTGGGTGGATCAGGAAGCGGTTGTGGACCGAGACCTAGTTACGAGCCGCAAGCCCGATGATATCCCGACGGCATTCAACAGAGAGATGATCAAGCTCTTTGCCGAAGCGAGAGGACGCCGTCATGCTGCGTGA
- a CDS encoding aldo/keto reductase has protein sequence MGLARRRFGSVRREVAVIGQGTWYIDESDRNSSVTALRCGLDLGMNHIDTAEMYGQGTSEEVVGEAIAGRRDEVFLASKVLPQNASRSGTQAACERSLTRLKTDRLDCYLLHWRGVHPLEETIAAFETLRREGKILSYGVSNFAVPDLEEAWKIAGPGRLACDQVLYHLQERAVENAVLPWCEQHGIAVTAYSPFGHGDFPDLHSAGGRVLADVARAHDATPRQIALAFLALHPSIFAIPKASTSDHVEENAEAAGVHLSDVEIDRIDAAFPRDPRQRGLPML, from the coding sequence ATGGGCCTTGCGCGCCGGCGTTTTGGGTCCGTCCGACGCGAGGTCGCGGTGATCGGCCAGGGAACCTGGTATATCGACGAGAGTGACCGGAATTCTTCGGTTACGGCCCTGCGCTGTGGCCTTGACCTCGGAATGAACCACATCGACACGGCGGAGATGTACGGCCAAGGTACATCCGAGGAAGTTGTCGGCGAGGCTATCGCGGGCCGCCGTGACGAAGTGTTCCTGGCCTCCAAGGTGCTTCCGCAGAATGCATCACGGTCGGGGACTCAGGCGGCCTGCGAACGATCGCTCACTCGCCTCAAAACCGACCGGCTCGATTGCTATCTGCTGCACTGGCGTGGCGTCCACCCGCTGGAGGAAACGATTGCAGCTTTCGAAACACTTCGCCGCGAGGGCAAGATCCTTTCCTATGGCGTAAGCAATTTCGCTGTGCCGGATCTCGAAGAGGCTTGGAAGATAGCGGGGCCCGGCCGCCTGGCCTGCGATCAAGTCCTCTATCATTTGCAGGAGCGCGCCGTCGAGAATGCCGTGTTGCCGTGGTGTGAACAGCACGGTATCGCTGTCACGGCGTACAGCCCGTTCGGCCATGGTGACTTTCCGGATCTGCATTCGGCCGGAGGTCGCGTACTTGCGGACGTCGCGCGTGCGCATGATGCGACGCCGCGCCAGATCGCGCTCGCATTTCTCGCCTTGCATCCGTCGATTTTCGCGATTCCCAAGGCGTCCACCTCCGACCATGTTGAAGAGAATGCCGAAGCAGCCGGTGTGCATCTGTCGGACGTCGAGATTGATCGGATCGATGCTGCGTTTCCCCGAGACCCGCGTCAGCGTGGGTTGCCGATGCTCTAG
- a CDS encoding putative quinol monooxygenase, translated as MVTAALFVRVEAKPGSEAAVEKFLKSGLPIVESEPATIAWFGLRLGPSTFGIFDAFPNDAGRNAHLSGKVAAALMSDETAALLTGPPTLEKIDVLAAKLPGNGGG; from the coding sequence ATGGTTACCGCAGCACTGTTTGTCCGTGTCGAGGCAAAGCCCGGCAGTGAAGCCGCCGTCGAGAAGTTCCTGAAGAGCGGGTTGCCGATTGTGGAAAGCGAGCCGGCAACGATCGCCTGGTTCGGGCTACGGCTCGGACCATCAACCTTCGGCATCTTCGATGCCTTTCCGAACGACGCCGGACGCAATGCCCACCTTTCGGGGAAAGTGGCAGCGGCGCTGATGTCGGATGAGACTGCCGCGCTGCTGACAGGGCCACCGACACTCGAAAAGATCGACGTACTCGCCGCCAAGCTTCCCGGGAACGGAGGTGGTTGA
- a CDS encoding helix-turn-helix domain-containing protein — protein MKAIANSTQTNGAARYLSTRPHPLAKLDSIATIMSCRCDQEICRQSFPAEQLYFVVIGVARCSVLRTDDRRQIVDLMLPGDFFGFTAGDDYDYTAEAVAKDTILACYPRRRAEALADCDPLLARELRRITLDAISRLQAQLLILGRTTALEKVASFILEMETRLSQRRPDGIALPVSRYDIADYLAISVETVSRALTTLAHSGIINLSGTRMVKIVDHDMLEDGGRESSAQRPRPWSG, from the coding sequence ATGAAGGCGATAGCAAATTCGACCCAGACCAATGGCGCCGCCCGCTACCTCTCGACCCGCCCCCATCCTCTAGCGAAACTCGATTCCATCGCGACGATCATGTCTTGCCGGTGCGATCAGGAAATCTGCCGACAGTCTTTCCCTGCCGAGCAATTGTATTTCGTCGTTATCGGCGTTGCGCGATGCAGTGTGCTTCGCACCGACGACCGTCGCCAGATCGTCGATCTAATGCTTCCAGGCGACTTCTTCGGATTCACTGCTGGCGACGACTATGACTATACGGCAGAAGCAGTCGCGAAGGATACGATCCTCGCCTGCTATCCACGCCGACGCGCTGAGGCGCTCGCGGATTGCGATCCGCTACTCGCCCGCGAACTGCGTCGGATCACGCTCGATGCGATTTCCCGGTTACAGGCACAGTTGTTGATTCTAGGTCGCACCACCGCCTTGGAAAAGGTCGCCTCTTTTATCTTGGAAATGGAGACACGGTTGTCTCAGCGGCGCCCGGACGGCATCGCCCTCCCGGTTTCACGCTACGATATCGCCGATTACCTTGCGATATCCGTGGAGACCGTAAGCCGCGCGCTCACCACCCTCGCCCATAGCGGCATCATAAACCTGTCGGGTACGCGGATGGTCAAGATCGTTGACCACGATATGCTGGAAGACGGCGGACGTGAGTCGTCGGCACAACGCCCGCGTCCATGGAGCGGCTGA
- a CDS encoding AprI/Inh family metalloprotease inhibitor: protein MQFVWAFAGAILANAPALGQDAAQLKKSMVGQWELSTTERSKTCVVTLRSDATPQGLKLELEPDCAKSLPFTKDIAAWNIKGLDIVRLQTARGDSVIDFTEVESGIFEGIRSGEGVYILQNLAAARSLAKSMDQMIGDWSVVRGNGRAICSLTLTNNEAGPDNFQLFLKPRCDPLVANFKPKEWRLERGELLMFSASGEAWHFEADDNAQWRRMPDMADPLILLRQ from the coding sequence ATGCAGTTCGTGTGGGCTTTTGCCGGCGCGATACTCGCGAATGCACCGGCGCTTGGGCAGGATGCTGCGCAACTGAAAAAGAGCATGGTCGGGCAGTGGGAACTCTCCACCACGGAACGAAGCAAGACATGCGTGGTGACGCTCAGATCCGACGCGACGCCGCAAGGGCTCAAGCTCGAACTCGAGCCCGACTGTGCCAAGTCGTTGCCCTTCACCAAGGATATCGCTGCCTGGAACATCAAGGGCCTCGATATTGTTCGGCTGCAGACCGCTCGTGGCGACTCAGTGATCGATTTCACCGAGGTCGAGAGCGGTATCTTCGAGGGCATCCGCTCGGGAGAGGGGGTTTATATCCTGCAAAATCTGGCGGCCGCGCGCTCGCTGGCAAAATCGATGGATCAGATGATCGGCGACTGGTCGGTCGTGCGCGGCAACGGCCGCGCGATCTGCAGCCTAACGCTGACCAACAACGAGGCCGGTCCGGATAATTTTCAGCTTTTTCTCAAGCCGCGCTGCGATCCGCTGGTGGCGAACTTCAAGCCGAAGGAATGGCGGCTGGAACGCGGTGAACTCCTCATGTTCTCCGCAAGCGGCGAGGCCTGGCACTTCGAGGCCGACGACAATGCGCAATGGCGGCGGATGCCGGACATGGCGGACCCGCTGATCCTGCTGCGGCAGTAG
- a CDS encoding 2-hydroxyacid dehydrogenase: protein MGTGISSEKIDLLIYGPSKALIENGFSDQFILHKYETLADLERVPAGVAEKIRGIAVTGQVPVNSAMLSKYPNVQIVSSFGVGYDHIDAKYAAAHDIVVTNTPDVLTEEVADVALGLFIATAREFIKADKYVRSGLWQTQGYPLTVGSLRDRKVGMVGMGRIGQAIARRLDASLVPVVYHSRNPAAGVNYEHYPNLVEMAKAVDTLIVITPGGPSTANIVNTEVMQALGPRGIIVNVARGSVIDEPALIQALKSGTILAAGLDVFAQEPKVPDELKAMQNVVLLPHVGSASVVTRNAMDQMVVDNLKLWFGGKPVLTPIPETPVKGR from the coding sequence ATGGGGACGGGAATCTCTTCGGAAAAGATCGACCTGTTGATCTATGGGCCGTCGAAGGCGTTGATCGAGAATGGTTTCTCGGATCAGTTCATCTTGCACAAATATGAAACACTGGCCGATCTCGAGCGTGTGCCGGCCGGCGTCGCTGAGAAGATCCGCGGCATCGCCGTCACCGGCCAGGTCCCCGTCAACAGCGCCATGTTGTCGAAATATCCGAATGTCCAGATCGTCTCCTCGTTCGGCGTCGGTTACGATCACATCGATGCGAAATACGCGGCCGCGCATGATATTGTCGTCACCAATACGCCGGACGTGCTGACCGAGGAGGTCGCCGACGTCGCCCTCGGCCTGTTCATCGCTACTGCGCGCGAATTCATCAAGGCCGACAAATATGTCCGTTCCGGCCTGTGGCAGACCCAGGGCTATCCGCTCACCGTCGGCTCTCTGCGCGATCGAAAAGTCGGCATGGTCGGCATGGGGCGCATCGGCCAGGCGATCGCGCGCCGTCTTGATGCTTCGCTGGTTCCGGTGGTCTATCACTCGCGCAATCCCGCCGCAGGCGTGAACTACGAGCACTATCCGAATCTCGTCGAGATGGCGAAGGCGGTGGATACGCTGATCGTCATCACGCCGGGTGGGCCATCGACGGCCAATATCGTGAATACCGAAGTGATGCAGGCGCTTGGTCCGCGTGGCATCATCGTCAATGTCGCCCGCGGCTCGGTCATCGACGAGCCCGCTCTGATTCAGGCGCTGAAGTCGGGCACCATCCTGGCTGCCGGCCTCGATGTGTTTGCGCAGGAGCCAAAGGTACCGGATGAACTGAAGGCGATGCAGAATGTCGTGCTGTTGCCCCATGTCGGTTCCGCTTCGGTGGTGACGCGCAATGCCATGGATCAGATGGTGGTCGACAACCTCAAGCTCTGGTTTGGTGGCAAGCCCGTGTTGACGCCGATTCCAGAGACGCCGGTGAAAGGCCGCTGA
- a CDS encoding ABC transporter permease: MKGLEPLPVVERVSGDGGWPRVVWPVAVCVAGLIAWDLVVRLGDIPPYILPGPLLVWQTLMTDWPILSASLGVTLLTALEGFIAAAIGGVALALLFNQSRWLEYSLLPYAIVLQVTPVIAVAPLMLIYLPQEAAVVACAWIVAFFPVLANTTLGLNSVDRNLAGLFQLNGASRWQTLRYLQLPSALPHILGGLRIAGGLSLIGAVAAEIAAGAAGSGSGLAYRITESSYRLNIPRMFAALLLLSVAGIVIYMLLALASHLLLRRWHESALRKEK; this comes from the coding sequence ATGAAGGGGCTGGAGCCGCTGCCGGTGGTGGAGCGCGTGTCCGGCGACGGCGGCTGGCCGCGCGTCGTCTGGCCTGTCGCCGTATGTGTGGCCGGCCTTATCGCATGGGATCTCGTCGTTCGCCTTGGCGACATCCCGCCCTACATCCTTCCGGGACCGCTGCTCGTTTGGCAGACGTTGATGACCGACTGGCCAATCCTGTCGGCGTCGCTCGGCGTGACATTGCTCACGGCGCTGGAAGGTTTTATCGCCGCAGCTATCGGCGGCGTCGCGCTGGCGCTGCTGTTCAACCAGTCCAGATGGCTCGAATATTCCCTTTTGCCCTACGCCATCGTGCTGCAGGTGACCCCGGTCATCGCGGTTGCGCCGCTGATGCTGATCTATCTGCCACAGGAGGCAGCGGTGGTTGCCTGCGCCTGGATCGTCGCCTTCTTCCCCGTGTTGGCAAATACGACGCTCGGGCTGAATTCGGTGGACCGTAATCTCGCTGGTCTGTTCCAGCTCAACGGCGCCTCGCGTTGGCAGACCCTGCGCTATCTGCAATTGCCCTCGGCGTTGCCTCATATTCTCGGCGGCCTCCGCATCGCCGGCGGCCTCTCCCTGATCGGCGCCGTGGCCGCGGAGATCGCGGCCGGTGCCGCGGGCTCCGGTTCCGGGCTGGCCTATCGCATCACGGAGTCCAGCTATCGCCTCAATATTCCCCGCATGTTCGCGGCGCTATTGTTACTGTCCGTCGCCGGGATTGTGATCTATATGCTGCTCGCGCTGGCGTCGCATTTGCTGCTCCGGCGCTGGCATGAAAGTGCACTGCGAAAGGAAAAATGA